In Sphaerisporangium krabiense, the DNA window CACGTCGGCCTGCTGGTCCACGACCATGCCCTCGACCTGCGGGGCCTCGCCCGGCTCGAGGCACGGGGCCCAGGCGCTCCCGTCCGGGAGGGTGAAGGAGGCGGGCAGGTCCAGGGTCCTGACGAGGCGGTAGCCGACCGTGCCGCCGGGGCGGGGCTCCAGCCTGACCAGGCCGAGCGAGGTCCGGTGCCGGCGGCTGACCAGCGCGTAGGTGCCCGTGGCGTCCTTCCAGGCGGCCAGGCCGTACGCGGTCGCCGCCTCGTCGACCTCTTCCTGGGTGGAGTTGAAGATGAACGGCGCCGCCGGGTCGGTGACGTCGGTCAGCCGTCCCCGCGTGATCGCGTAGATGCGGAGCCGGTCGCCGCCGCGGTCGGACACCAGCGCCAGATCGCGCCCGCCGAAGCCGTAGGCGACGTCCACGTTGTTGAACCGGCCGCGCTCGTGATCGGGACCGGGCGCCGGGGAAGCGGGCACGTGCTGGAGCTCCCGGCCGGCGAGGTCGTAGACGAACAGCCCCGCGTCCTTCGCCGTCGCGATCACCACGGCCTTGCCCTGCCCCGCCGGGGGGACCCAGACGGCGGGGTCGTCGCCGTTGGCGTTGCCGCCCGCCTCGTCGTCGAACAGCGGGGGCGTCTCCAGGTGCGGGGGCACGGACGGCAGGCCGTACGCGGACGCGGGAGCGCAGATCGCTCCCGCCAGTGCGAAGGTCAGTGCGGCGGCGGCGAGCCTCGGGCGCATGAAGCCCTCCTCGTGTGGGGGGATTTGCTTCGGCGCACGCAATTATGGGTTTACGGCTCGGGGGCCGAACATCTTCGGGCAATGACGTTCTGATGCACGCCCGGTGGCGCGGAGATGTCGGACCTGTGTCGCGGACGTCCGCCGGATGTTCTCCGGCCCCGGCTTTCTCCCGGCCAATCTGGAGGTGTAGTGTCTAGGTTATGCGGATGGGCGAAGGGGTCGAGTGGGCGGTGCACTGCTGCCTCACGCTGGGCTGGCTCGGCGACGACCAGCCGGTCTCGACCGCCAGGCTCGCCGCGGGCTACGAGCTGCCGCCCGCCTACCTGAACAAGCAGTTGCAGGCGCTGGTCCGCGCGGGGATCCTCACCTCCACGGCCGGGGCGCGCGGCGGCTTCCGCCTGGGGCGCCCGCTGGACAAGATCACGTTGCTGGACGTGGTCACGGCGATCGAGGGGCCGGACGAGGCGTTCCAGTGCACCGAGATCCGTCAGCGCGGCTCGGGCGCCGAGTCGCCGGCGC includes these proteins:
- a CDS encoding RrF2 family transcriptional regulator, producing MRMGEGVEWAVHCCLTLGWLGDDQPVSTARLAAGYELPPAYLNKQLQALVRAGILTSTAGARGGFRLGRPLDKITLLDVVTAIEGPDEAFQCTEIRQRGSGAESPARSFVAPCAVSTAMRKAELAYRRALAAQTLAEVKVAAERHVPRLEDSVRRWYGRG
- a CDS encoding phytase, with amino-acid sequence MRPRLAAAALTFALAGAICAPASAYGLPSVPPHLETPPLFDDEAGGNANGDDPAVWVPPAGQGKAVVIATAKDAGLFVYDLAGRELQHVPASPAPGPDHERGRFNNVDVAYGFGGRDLALVSDRGGDRLRIYAITRGRLTDVTDPAAPFIFNSTQEEVDEAATAYGLAAWKDATGTYALVSRRHRTSLGLVRLEPRPGGTVGYRLVRTLDLPASFTLPDGSAWAPCLEPGEAPQVEGMVVDQQADVLYAGQEDVGIWRVRADLTGAPVLVDRVREYGVPATYDPETEECAPGADPGYGGGHLSTDVEGLTIYYRRGGQGYLLASSQGDDTFAVYRREGSNAYVGGFRVGPRPGVDGAEISDGAAVVNVPLDGFPNGLFVTHDGVNTPAVPDRENTDFKYVRWDGIAAALGLAVDARGFDPRG